A section of the Kribbella sp. HUAS MG21 genome encodes:
- a CDS encoding pyridoxamine 5'-phosphate oxidase family protein, whose translation MNTNEKAHALSISRRVENLDRATALALLTTVGFGRVVFTQNALPAVRPVNHLLDDGQVIIRTRLSAAVTRVAGEVVAYEADDLDAVRRLGWSVVVTGTARTVDDPVRIARLEQALLPWVDQPMNTVIAIDTDLVTGVRFVDTSAD comes from the coding sequence ATGAACACCAACGAGAAGGCTCACGCCCTGTCGATCTCCCGCCGCGTGGAGAACCTGGACAGGGCGACCGCGCTTGCGCTTCTCACCACCGTCGGCTTCGGACGGGTCGTCTTCACCCAGAACGCCCTCCCGGCGGTCCGCCCGGTCAATCACCTGCTCGACGACGGCCAGGTCATCATCCGCACCAGGCTCTCCGCCGCGGTCACCCGGGTGGCCGGTGAGGTCGTCGCGTACGAGGCCGACGACCTGGACGCCGTACGCCGTCTCGGCTGGAGCGTCGTCGTCACCGGTACGGCGCGAACCGTGGACGACCCGGTCCGCATCGCCCGCCTCGAGCAGGCCCTCCTCCCTTGGGTCGACCAGCCGATGAACACGGTCATCGCGATCGACACCGACCTCGTCACCGGTGTCCGCTTCGTCGACACCTCAGCTGACTGA
- a CDS encoding HAD-IC family P-type ATPase: MALVLRYGLTADEVAERVAAGRTNAVQVRTSRTFGQIIRANVFTFFNGLLGVLFVAVVATGNWRNALFGLVIVTNSGIGIVQEVRARRTLDRLALLNVTRAHVVRDGTAAEIDAEDVVQDDLVRIRTGDQVLADGVVVTADGLEIDESLLTGESDPVHKVSGDGVRSGSIVVAGTGEFEARAVGAETYAAQLAAEARRFQVTRSELVAGTTRLLRWISLVLLVVAPVLLWSQFRSADNEDWRDAVTGTVAAIVGMIPEGLVLLTSLAFMLAIVTLARRQTLVQELPAVEGLARVDVVCLDKTGTLTHGNVVFDRVEPLIDEPVDEVLALISSGGDSNATSDALRAAFGPSLSTAAARVPFSSARKWQSVTAAGTTWVLGAPEMVLVGDTGAAVRGRANELAARGERVLVLARGTPYADNAPELPARLEPIALVVLTENIRDDAAATMRYFTEQGVALKVLSGDNPRTVGAVGAAVGVPGVTGAADAVDARTLPEDLDELADVLDKASAFGRVSPHQKRAFVKALQRRGHVVAMTGDGVNDALALKDADIGVAMGNGSPATRAVAQLVLLDGRFAHLPDVVAEGRRVIANIERAANLFLVKNVYSLVLSLITATTLVAYPLEPIQLTLISNLTIGIPAFFLALGPNTRRYLPGFLGRALRFAIPVGVVTAVCAFAGYRLTRVLDPGAGVAGARTVTTVVVLMVSLWTLSILARPLRPWKLALLAVMALLASIAVLVPPIGHGLFLLELTPYRLLAAAALAVVGIALVETTSRVVRPR, from the coding sequence GTGGCGCTTGTACTCAGGTATGGCCTGACCGCTGACGAGGTCGCCGAGCGGGTCGCGGCCGGGCGGACCAACGCGGTTCAGGTACGGACCAGTCGCACGTTCGGGCAGATCATCAGGGCCAACGTCTTCACGTTCTTCAATGGGCTCCTCGGCGTGCTCTTCGTCGCCGTGGTCGCCACCGGCAACTGGCGCAACGCGCTGTTCGGGCTCGTGATCGTCACCAACTCCGGCATCGGCATCGTCCAGGAGGTGCGTGCCAGGCGGACGCTGGACCGGCTTGCGCTGCTGAACGTGACCCGGGCCCATGTGGTGCGCGACGGTACGGCGGCCGAGATCGACGCCGAGGACGTCGTGCAGGACGACCTGGTGCGGATCCGCACCGGCGACCAGGTGCTGGCCGACGGCGTCGTCGTCACCGCGGACGGTCTGGAGATCGACGAGTCGCTGCTGACCGGGGAGTCCGATCCGGTCCACAAGGTCTCCGGGGACGGGGTCCGGTCGGGGTCGATCGTTGTCGCGGGCACCGGTGAGTTCGAGGCGCGTGCGGTCGGTGCCGAGACGTACGCCGCCCAGCTCGCGGCGGAGGCGCGCCGCTTCCAGGTCACGCGCTCGGAGCTGGTCGCGGGGACGACGAGGCTGCTGCGCTGGATCTCGCTGGTGCTGCTCGTGGTTGCTCCGGTGCTGCTGTGGTCGCAGTTCCGCAGTGCGGACAACGAGGACTGGCGCGACGCGGTCACCGGTACGGTCGCGGCGATCGTGGGCATGATTCCCGAAGGCCTGGTGCTGCTGACGTCGCTGGCGTTCATGCTGGCGATCGTGACCCTCGCGCGACGGCAGACGCTCGTCCAGGAGTTGCCGGCGGTGGAAGGCCTGGCGCGGGTCGACGTGGTCTGCCTGGACAAGACCGGCACGCTGACCCACGGCAACGTGGTCTTCGACCGCGTCGAACCCCTGATCGACGAGCCGGTCGACGAGGTGCTGGCGCTGATCTCGTCCGGCGGCGATTCGAACGCCACCTCGGACGCGCTGCGTGCCGCGTTCGGGCCCTCCCTGTCCACGGCAGCCGCGCGGGTGCCGTTCTCGTCGGCGCGGAAGTGGCAGTCGGTGACCGCAGCGGGCACAACGTGGGTTCTCGGCGCGCCCGAGATGGTGCTGGTCGGCGACACCGGTGCCGCCGTCCGGGGGCGTGCGAACGAGCTGGCGGCACGAGGGGAGCGGGTGCTGGTGCTGGCACGTGGCACGCCGTACGCCGACAACGCGCCGGAGTTGCCGGCGCGGCTGGAGCCGATCGCGCTCGTCGTACTGACCGAGAACATCCGTGACGACGCCGCGGCGACCATGCGCTACTTCACCGAGCAGGGCGTCGCGCTCAAGGTGCTGTCCGGCGACAACCCCCGGACGGTCGGCGCGGTCGGCGCGGCGGTCGGTGTGCCCGGTGTCACCGGCGCCGCTGACGCGGTCGACGCGCGGACCCTTCCGGAGGATCTCGACGAACTCGCCGACGTGCTCGACAAGGCGTCCGCGTTCGGGCGGGTCAGCCCGCACCAGAAGCGCGCCTTCGTCAAGGCGTTGCAGCGCCGCGGCCATGTGGTCGCGATGACCGGTGACGGGGTCAACGACGCGCTCGCCCTCAAGGACGCCGACATCGGCGTTGCCATGGGCAACGGTTCGCCGGCGACCCGGGCGGTCGCCCAGCTGGTGCTGCTCGACGGGCGGTTCGCACACCTGCCGGACGTCGTCGCCGAGGGCCGCCGGGTGATCGCGAACATCGAACGGGCGGCGAACCTGTTCCTGGTCAAGAACGTGTACTCGCTCGTGCTGTCGCTGATCACCGCGACGACCTTGGTCGCCTACCCGTTGGAACCGATCCAGCTCACGTTGATCTCGAACCTCACGATCGGGATCCCGGCGTTCTTCCTGGCGCTCGGGCCGAACACCCGGCGCTACCTGCCGGGTTTCCTCGGCCGGGCGCTGCGGTTCGCGATTCCGGTGGGCGTGGTGACCGCGGTGTGCGCGTTCGCCGGGTACCGGCTGACGCGTGTTCTCGACCCCGGCGCTGGTGTTGCCGGCGCGCGCACCGTCACCACCGTCGTCGTCCTCATGGTTTCCCTGTGGACACTGTCGATCCTGGCCCGGCCGCTGCGGCCGTGGAAGCTGGCGCTGCTGGCAGTGATGGCGCTGCTCGCGTCGATCGCCGTGCTGGTGCCGCCGATCGGGCACGGCCTGTTCCTGCTGGAACTCACGCCGTACCGGCTGCTCGCAGCGGCGGCTCTGGCAGTCGTGGGCATCGCTCTGGTCGAGACCACATCCCGCGTCGTCCGTCCGAGGTGA
- a CDS encoding heparinase II/III family protein yields the protein MRFSRTAAVAMVTAALALGTGTAAGVGQVPTAPAGITIEPAPEEPGEAQFVPGQSNVVPPVAPPATDVGQTPLRTAAAPFYACPGFSGLDAQNPLANLYADKFTWKPYAPYTVGNGGGNINWSLNPYKNASWYMWFHSLRWIGQGVIAASNGDLTALTRVNTIAYDWYRDNPYSWKANVGAWESTMHRTNVLICLRQAILSGLKVTTLPARYAWLDTALLSHARFLTNYWSGAWNHGTDESIALFGVGVTLNRSDYKNLAVQRLAAGITTSIDSQGSTNEQSTGYAAFNYRLWGRAITALQNGGVSPGTTMTTRRALLGKWLALATNSLGKLPQIGDTELQATYPYAGTPMEYAGSLGKSGTVPPWRVGVYSNGYVFGRTGWGTDPARGFTGESAYSIRFGPARAFHGHLDHTGITYTARGRDIVINGGYAAYSAGVWRSWTLSASAHSVLTTPLSKETNPVTKLNSYAVNATSESYQFTDVPGAGISRVRRVLVLKDPDLIVTWDTASARTAQAFQTLWHLPSDQRATVYSRTTAVAMAPGDSTRTVIFQVPFKQALPPGAILVKQGQTSPIQGWTYPSSYVRKSAPTVMMARSGATASILSFVVPVRATGAVSYSTRWSGTTFIVDLNVGGKLTAIAVSGGGSLYRAR from the coding sequence ATGAGATTCAGCAGAACCGCCGCCGTGGCCATGGTGACAGCCGCGCTCGCACTGGGGACCGGAACGGCGGCGGGAGTGGGCCAGGTGCCTACCGCGCCGGCCGGCATCACGATCGAGCCGGCTCCGGAGGAACCGGGAGAAGCACAGTTCGTGCCGGGGCAGAGCAACGTCGTACCGCCGGTCGCGCCTCCGGCGACCGATGTCGGACAGACTCCGCTGCGCACGGCGGCGGCGCCGTTCTACGCCTGCCCGGGCTTCAGCGGCCTGGATGCGCAGAATCCACTGGCCAATCTGTACGCCGACAAGTTCACGTGGAAGCCGTACGCGCCGTACACGGTCGGCAACGGCGGCGGCAACATCAACTGGTCGCTGAACCCGTACAAGAACGCCAGCTGGTACATGTGGTTCCACTCACTGCGCTGGATCGGGCAGGGAGTCATTGCCGCGAGCAACGGTGACCTGACCGCGCTGACCCGGGTGAACACGATCGCGTACGACTGGTACCGCGACAACCCGTACTCGTGGAAGGCGAACGTCGGGGCGTGGGAGTCCACCATGCACCGGACCAACGTGCTGATCTGCCTGCGCCAGGCGATCCTCTCCGGACTGAAGGTGACGACGCTTCCGGCCCGCTACGCCTGGCTCGACACCGCGCTGCTGAGCCACGCCCGGTTCCTCACGAACTACTGGAGTGGCGCGTGGAACCACGGCACCGACGAGAGCATCGCGCTGTTCGGTGTCGGCGTCACGCTCAACCGCAGCGACTACAAGAACCTGGCCGTGCAGCGGCTGGCGGCCGGGATCACGACGTCGATCGATTCCCAGGGGTCGACCAACGAACAGTCGACCGGGTACGCCGCGTTCAACTACCGGCTGTGGGGCCGCGCGATCACCGCGCTGCAGAACGGCGGCGTCAGTCCTGGTACGACGATGACGACGCGCCGCGCACTGCTCGGGAAGTGGCTGGCGCTGGCGACGAACTCGCTCGGCAAGCTGCCGCAGATCGGCGACACCGAGCTGCAGGCGACGTATCCGTACGCGGGAACGCCGATGGAGTACGCCGGGTCGCTCGGAAAGTCCGGCACTGTGCCACCGTGGCGCGTCGGCGTGTATTCCAACGGGTACGTCTTCGGCAGGACCGGTTGGGGCACCGACCCGGCGCGGGGGTTCACCGGCGAATCGGCGTACAGCATCAGGTTCGGGCCGGCGCGGGCGTTCCACGGGCACCTCGACCACACGGGCATTACCTATACGGCACGCGGTCGCGACATCGTCATCAACGGCGGGTACGCCGCGTACTCGGCCGGCGTGTGGCGCAGCTGGACGCTGAGCGCGAGCGCGCACAGCGTGCTGACGACCCCGCTGTCCAAGGAAACCAATCCGGTCACCAAGCTGAACTCGTACGCCGTCAACGCCACCTCGGAGTCCTACCAGTTCACCGACGTGCCGGGCGCGGGGATCAGCCGGGTGCGCAGGGTGCTGGTGCTGAAGGACCCGGACCTGATCGTCACCTGGGACACCGCCTCGGCGAGGACCGCTCAGGCGTTCCAGACGCTGTGGCACCTGCCGTCGGACCAGCGTGCGACCGTGTACTCGCGAACCACCGCGGTGGCGATGGCGCCCGGTGACAGCACCAGGACCGTGATCTTCCAGGTTCCCTTCAAGCAGGCGCTCCCGCCCGGAGCGATTCTGGTGAAGCAAGGGCAGACCAGCCCGATCCAGGGGTGGACCTACCCGAGCAGCTACGTCCGGAAGTCCGCACCGACCGTGATGATGGCCCGCTCCGGGGCGACGGCGTCCATCCTGTCGTTCGTCGTTCCCGTCCGGGCAACGGGTGCCGTCAGCTACAGCACTCGCTGGTCGGGCACGACGTTCATCGTCGACCTGAATGTCGGCGGCAAGCTCACCGCCATCGCCGTCTCCGGCGGTGGCTCGCTCTACCGGGCCCGTTAG
- a CDS encoding ABC transporter ATP-binding protein, giving the protein MTTPALSAAHLGKRFGDRVAVDDVSFSVAPGETYGLLGPNGAGKTTTIRLVCGLLTADRGEVLVAGSPIGPSRPDAKRHIGYVPQDIALYPDLTARENLRFFGRLYGLRGKPLNHRVGKVLELIGLTDRAGDRVESFSGGMRRRLNIGAGLLHEPSLLVLDEPTVGVDPQSRHAVMESVQSFGAAGMAVLYTTHYMEEAEKLCDRVGIIDHGRLVAEGNRRELVARLGERDRISLSATGDLAVLAERCRVITGVDRADVKDGEVQLLASEGRRLLPDVLDVAERTGVSVRSVEVDEPDLEAVFLHLTGTALRE; this is encoded by the coding sequence ATGACAACCCCGGCGCTCTCGGCAGCGCACCTGGGCAAGCGATTCGGTGATCGCGTCGCCGTCGACGACGTCAGCTTCTCGGTGGCGCCGGGGGAGACCTACGGTCTGCTCGGGCCGAACGGTGCGGGCAAGACCACCACCATCCGGCTGGTCTGCGGGTTGCTGACCGCCGACCGCGGTGAGGTGCTGGTGGCCGGCTCACCGATCGGTCCGTCGCGACCGGACGCGAAGCGGCACATCGGCTACGTTCCGCAGGACATCGCGCTGTACCCGGACCTCACCGCTCGCGAGAACCTGCGGTTCTTCGGGCGGCTGTATGGCTTGCGGGGCAAGCCGCTGAACCACCGGGTCGGCAAGGTGCTCGAGCTGATCGGGCTGACGGACCGCGCCGGTGACCGGGTGGAGTCGTTCTCCGGTGGGATGCGGCGCCGGCTCAACATCGGGGCCGGGCTCCTGCACGAGCCGTCACTGCTCGTGCTGGACGAACCAACGGTCGGCGTCGACCCGCAGAGCAGACACGCGGTGATGGAGAGCGTGCAGTCGTTCGGCGCCGCGGGGATGGCGGTGCTGTACACCACGCACTACATGGAGGAGGCCGAGAAGCTCTGCGACCGCGTCGGGATCATCGACCACGGCCGGCTGGTTGCCGAAGGCAATCGCCGGGAACTTGTCGCCCGGCTCGGAGAACGCGATCGGATCAGCCTGTCCGCGACCGGTGATCTCGCCGTGCTGGCCGAGAGGTGCCGGGTGATCACCGGCGTCGACCGCGCGGACGTCAAGGACGGCGAGGTCCAGTTGCTCGCTTCGGAGGGGCGGCGCCTGCTGCCCGACGTACTGGACGTCGCCGAGCGGACCGGCGTGTCGGTGCGGTCGGTCGAGGTGGACGAGCCGGATCTCGAGGCGGTCTTCCTGCACCTGACCGGCACGGCGTTGCGGGAGTGA
- a CDS encoding ABC transporter permease has translation MYTALVIAAKDLRQRFRDRSALVLGFVAPIAVAALMSFAFSGVENFHADVALVDNDRGRIAIALRTALTGPDLSGVLTIRDADDEAGARRMIDDGDAGAALVVPRGFSAAAVGDEPIGLRVLADPDEPLQAEVARAVADAYVTQLNADRLSVHTALAAGVPRSRADELAAAVAGLRLPESLEARATGYRQLTTASYYAPAMGIMFVLFAIGFTARGYFVEGRSGTLERIGAAPLRRGVVLLGKSLAAFVYSVVSLGTLAVVSSVAFGARWGPILPAAALIVAFSAVLVALTALVVAVARTERQADGFATIVTFVLLLLGGNFVLLSQAPETLRRLALLTPNGWTLRGFTDLATGAAATSAIRPALIILGMAAALGALATLIARWRSV, from the coding sequence ATGTACACCGCTCTCGTGATCGCCGCCAAGGACCTTCGCCAGCGCTTCCGCGACCGGTCCGCGCTCGTCCTCGGCTTCGTCGCGCCGATCGCGGTCGCGGCACTGATGAGCTTCGCGTTCTCCGGAGTGGAGAACTTCCACGCCGACGTCGCGCTGGTCGACAACGACCGAGGCCGGATCGCGATCGCCCTGCGCACCGCTCTGACCGGGCCCGACCTGTCCGGCGTCCTGACCATCCGGGACGCGGACGACGAGGCCGGGGCACGCCGGATGATCGACGACGGGGACGCGGGCGCGGCACTCGTCGTCCCGCGCGGGTTCAGCGCCGCGGCGGTCGGTGACGAGCCGATCGGACTCCGCGTCCTGGCCGATCCGGACGAGCCGCTGCAGGCGGAGGTGGCGCGGGCCGTCGCGGACGCCTACGTCACCCAACTCAACGCCGACCGGCTTTCCGTGCACACCGCTTTGGCGGCGGGCGTGCCCCGAAGCCGCGCCGACGAGCTCGCCGCGGCGGTGGCGGGCTTGCGGCTTCCTGAGTCGCTGGAAGCCCGGGCGACCGGGTACCGGCAGCTCACGACCGCGAGCTACTACGCGCCCGCGATGGGGATCATGTTCGTGCTGTTCGCGATCGGCTTCACCGCGCGCGGCTACTTCGTCGAAGGGCGCAGCGGGACCTTGGAGCGGATCGGAGCGGCGCCGCTGCGGCGCGGCGTCGTACTGCTCGGGAAGTCGCTCGCCGCGTTCGTCTACAGCGTCGTCAGTCTGGGCACGCTGGCGGTGGTGTCCTCGGTGGCGTTCGGTGCGCGCTGGGGACCCATCCTCCCGGCGGCGGCGCTGATCGTCGCGTTCTCGGCGGTGCTGGTCGCCTTGACCGCCCTGGTCGTCGCGGTGGCGCGGACCGAACGGCAGGCCGACGGCTTCGCGACGATCGTCACGTTCGTGCTGTTGCTGCTCGGCGGCAACTTCGTCCTGCTGAGTCAGGCACCGGAAACGCTCCGGCGGCTCGCGCTACTCACGCCCAACGGCTGGACGCTGCGCGGTTTCACCGATCTCGCCACGGGCGCTGCCGCGACCAGCGCGATCCGCCCGGCGCTGATCATTCTCGGGATGGCCGCGGCCCTCGGGGCGCTGGCCACTCTCATCGCCCGCTGGAGGTCGGTATGA
- a CDS encoding ABC transporter permease yields the protein MRNALAVAGASLRRMLRDRTALFFVVVLPIVVIVIIGAVVQNPGGFRIGVLGGSTSGRPIAASLVDELKSAGPLHTMSDEPTARTALRRGELDAVVLVPADLDARLLAGDSVRVPVLAGGAESTQAAVRSAVAAAVARHAERIQAAAFAARTTGSTTAQQLPTATALQRITPRIGISTENVATGSEFLPLGFSYSAPTMLVLFVFINALAGGAAVVQTRQLGIYQRAQAAPIRVRSLLLGETLCYLAFALLQSALIVAVGALLFGVSWGDPVAAVALIGTWAVVGTGAGMLSGAVFKTADQASAIGPVIGIAFAMLGGCMWPLAIVPDAVRTLGHITPHAWAVDAWITVLSRGGGVADIATQLAVLAAFALGMLTLASAVLQRRLTS from the coding sequence ATGAGGAACGCACTGGCAGTGGCCGGAGCATCGTTGCGCCGGATGCTGCGGGACCGGACCGCGCTGTTCTTCGTCGTGGTGCTCCCGATCGTGGTCATCGTGATCATCGGTGCCGTCGTACAGAACCCGGGCGGTTTCCGGATCGGTGTCCTCGGCGGCAGCACGTCAGGGCGGCCGATCGCCGCGAGTCTCGTCGACGAACTGAAATCCGCCGGCCCGCTGCACACGATGAGCGACGAGCCGACGGCCCGGACCGCGCTCCGCCGTGGCGAGCTCGACGCGGTGGTCCTGGTCCCGGCGGACCTGGACGCGCGGCTCCTGGCTGGGGACTCGGTGCGGGTGCCGGTGCTGGCAGGTGGTGCCGAGTCGACGCAGGCCGCCGTCCGTTCGGCCGTCGCGGCAGCAGTGGCGCGGCATGCCGAGCGGATCCAGGCGGCGGCCTTCGCCGCGCGGACGACAGGGTCGACCACAGCCCAGCAGTTGCCGACGGCAACAGCGTTGCAGCGGATCACGCCGCGGATCGGGATCAGTACCGAGAACGTCGCCACGGGCAGTGAGTTCCTGCCGCTGGGCTTCAGCTACAGCGCACCGACGATGCTCGTGCTGTTCGTGTTCATCAACGCGCTGGCCGGTGGTGCCGCCGTCGTGCAGACCCGCCAGCTCGGGATCTATCAGCGGGCGCAGGCCGCACCGATCCGGGTTCGGAGCCTGTTGCTGGGTGAGACGTTGTGCTACCTGGCCTTCGCGCTGCTGCAGTCCGCCCTGATCGTGGCGGTCGGTGCGTTGCTGTTCGGTGTGAGCTGGGGAGACCCCGTGGCCGCGGTCGCGCTGATCGGCACCTGGGCCGTCGTGGGGACGGGCGCCGGCATGCTCAGCGGCGCCGTCTTCAAGACCGCTGACCAGGCGTCGGCGATCGGGCCGGTGATCGGCATCGCGTTCGCCATGCTCGGCGGTTGCATGTGGCCGCTGGCGATCGTGCCGGACGCGGTCCGCACGTTGGGGCACATCACGCCGCACGCGTGGGCGGTGGACGCCTGGATCACCGTGCTGTCCCGCGGCGGCGGCGTCGCCGACATCGCCACCCAGCTCGCGGTGCTGGCGGCCTTCGCCCTCGGCATGCTCACGCTGGCGTCGGCCGTCCTGCAACGCCGGTTGACGAGCTGA
- a CDS encoding lysylphosphatidylglycerol synthase domain-containing protein produces the protein MALRGRVIFLIVKGQARKEPRMQLGQHPLPQFVVRSVRGIVAHRGVRVAALVAAVGLSLWNVDRVPHTAILPAVVGLLPFAIGKYVLCPLRWHAISTSGRTRRWHVRAYAESEILGLISPWHAGADLWRVHRLETIGVRRSSAAAEVALDRFVGAIGLIAAVVITGVTLPASVIAIAAGAAAVVLVVALVVRRRRPGLTTRWPWPSPKVFVFGILLSVGYQATILGLLFASIDAVGGSVPALQLVAIFGASQIAGVLPGVHGASPREGALVAGLASIGVSWTAAFGAVALTALLYWVPALLLGGSFLFLRWRGWFTEPRPGTT, from the coding sequence ATGGCCTTGCGCGGGCGGGTTATCTTCCTGATAGTGAAAGGCCAGGCCCGGAAGGAACCCCGCATGCAGTTGGGCCAGCATCCCCTCCCACAGTTCGTCGTGCGCAGTGTGCGCGGGATCGTCGCCCACCGCGGTGTGCGCGTCGCCGCGCTCGTCGCGGCGGTCGGGCTCTCCCTGTGGAACGTCGACCGCGTCCCCCACACCGCGATCCTGCCCGCTGTCGTCGGCCTGCTGCCGTTCGCGATCGGCAAATACGTGTTGTGCCCGCTGCGCTGGCACGCGATCTCGACCAGCGGCCGGACCCGGCGCTGGCACGTGCGTGCCTACGCGGAAAGTGAGATCCTCGGTCTCATCTCCCCCTGGCACGCCGGTGCCGATCTCTGGCGCGTCCACCGACTGGAAACCATCGGTGTACGGCGCTCCAGCGCCGCCGCCGAGGTCGCGCTCGACCGCTTCGTCGGTGCGATCGGCCTCATCGCGGCCGTGGTGATCACCGGGGTGACCTTGCCGGCGAGCGTGATCGCGATCGCCGCCGGCGCCGCCGCTGTGGTGCTGGTGGTGGCTCTGGTCGTGCGACGACGCCGTCCTGGTCTGACAACCCGCTGGCCCTGGCCGTCACCGAAGGTGTTCGTGTTCGGGATCCTGCTGTCCGTCGGGTATCAGGCCACGATTCTCGGCCTCCTGTTCGCCTCCATCGACGCGGTCGGTGGTTCGGTTCCCGCGCTGCAGTTGGTTGCGATCTTTGGCGCCAGCCAGATCGCCGGAGTGCTTCCGGGGGTTCACGGTGCCAGCCCTCGCGAGGGTGCGCTGGTTGCGGGTCTGGCTTCGATCGGCGTGTCCTGGACTGCCGCGTTCGGTGCCGTCGCGCTGACCGCCTTGCTGTATTGGGTCCCGGCCCTGCTACTGGGCGGCAGCTTCCTGTTCCTCCGCTGGCGCGGCTGGTTCACCGAGCCCCGTCCGGGTACGACGTGA
- a CDS encoding phosphatase PAP2 family protein has protein sequence MLRASSRKGQVLREVTVITVAIVLYFGVRGLMTTRVDVAFRNAVYIVDLERALGVFVEAELQRSVTEHSWLVELLGYIYIYGHWPVLLSTLLWLLIRHRDAYRRFRNAMLISGGAGLAIFALFPVAPPRFLTTYGFVDTVTERTSAYRVLQPPAFVNQYAAVPSLHFGWNLLMGIAVAALGGHWIIRLFGWVMPLLMLAAIVLTANHYIFDGLIGGALALLGLFAAVRVGRRTGRRRLVNITVDERLRSGAVGPREPDAGR, from the coding sequence GTGTTACGCGCGAGCAGCCGGAAGGGCCAGGTACTCCGTGAGGTGACGGTGATCACCGTCGCGATCGTGCTGTACTTCGGTGTCCGCGGACTGATGACGACCAGGGTCGACGTCGCCTTCCGGAACGCCGTGTACATCGTCGATCTCGAGCGTGCACTCGGCGTCTTCGTCGAAGCGGAACTGCAGCGGTCGGTGACCGAGCACAGCTGGCTGGTCGAGTTGCTCGGCTACATCTACATCTACGGTCACTGGCCGGTGCTGCTGAGCACACTGCTCTGGCTGCTGATCCGGCATCGCGACGCGTATCGGAGGTTCCGCAACGCGATGCTGATCTCCGGCGGCGCCGGGCTGGCGATCTTCGCCCTGTTCCCGGTCGCACCGCCGCGGTTCCTGACGACGTACGGGTTCGTCGACACGGTGACCGAGCGGACGTCGGCGTACCGGGTGCTGCAGCCCCCGGCGTTCGTGAACCAGTACGCCGCCGTACCGAGCCTGCACTTCGGCTGGAACCTGCTGATGGGCATCGCCGTGGCCGCGCTCGGTGGCCACTGGATCATTCGTTTGTTCGGCTGGGTGATGCCGCTGCTGATGCTCGCGGCGATCGTGCTGACCGCCAACCACTACATCTTCGACGGCTTGATCGGCGGCGCGCTGGCCCTGCTCGGCCTGTTCGCGGCTGTCCGCGTCGGCAGGAGGACCGGCCGCCGCCGTCTGGTGAACATCACCGTGGACGAGAGGCTCCGAAGCGGGGCCGTTGGGCCCAGGGAACCAGACGCCGGCCGTTGA
- a CDS encoding pyridoxamine 5'-phosphate oxidase family protein, translating to MNMATNFDHSRLEIVSTADCLRLLRSVALGRLVYTYGGLPAVRLVNFLVDGETIVFSTGQGDKLRAAEHRDVVAFEADDVDLERHLGWTVTAIGRLSVVTADEAAELRRTLPLHSWLPLDDPRLVRLDIASLNGRRLVPWAQRPRFGASRPR from the coding sequence ATGAACATGGCGACCAATTTCGACCACTCCCGCCTGGAGATCGTCAGCACCGCGGACTGTCTGCGGCTGCTGCGGTCCGTCGCGCTCGGACGGCTTGTCTACACGTACGGCGGGCTTCCGGCCGTCCGGCTGGTCAACTTCCTCGTGGACGGCGAGACGATCGTGTTCAGCACCGGACAGGGTGACAAGCTCCGGGCCGCCGAGCACAGGGACGTCGTGGCGTTCGAGGCGGACGACGTGGACCTCGAGCGCCACCTCGGCTGGACGGTCACGGCGATCGGCCGGCTGTCCGTGGTCACCGCCGACGAGGCCGCCGAGCTCCGCCGTACCCTGCCGCTGCACTCCTGGCTTCCCCTGGACGACCCACGACTCGTCCGGCTCGACATCGCGTCCCTCAACGGCCGGCGTCTGGTTCCCTGGGCCCAACGGCCCCGCTTCGGAGCCTCTCGTCCACGGTGA